GTAGAAGCCCTCGTGGGGGCCGGGGATCTCGTGCCAGTGCACGGGGTCCTCCCGGCGGAGCCGGGTGAACTGCTCGTGCGGGACCCCGGAGGCCCAGGTGTCTTCGAGGAGGTTCACTTCGCCGGTGGGGATCACGGTGTGCGTCCTTCCAGTAGCGCTCCGAGGGCTTCCACGACGAGGGCGTCGGGGATGCCGTGGGGGTCGAGGCGGTGCTGCATCGCGAGGCCGAGGAGGAGGCCCAGGACGAGGGCGCCGGTCTCCTCCGGCGGACGGGGCAGGGGGGTGCCGGTGGCTTTGGCCCAGTCGGCGAGGCCCTCGCCGAGCTGGGAGCGGATCTCGGCGTAGCGCTGGGCGAGTTGCGCGCCGATGACCGGGCCGCGGGCGCCGTGCAGCCACAGTTCCGCCTCCAGGAGCAGCCAGGAGTTCCCGTGGTCGGGGTGGGGGCGGGTGAGGCTGCCCCACATGGCGCCGAAGTGCGTGGCGGGATCGCCCGGGTCCGCGCTCGCCGCGATCTCGGCGGCGAGTTCCTCGGCGGTGCGCTCCTTCCACACCTCCAGGAGGGCGAGCAGCAGGCCCCCCTTGCCGCCGAAGTGGCTGTAGAGCGCCCCGGTGGTGCGCCCGGCGGCCTCGGCGACGGCCTCGGCCGACACCGCGTGGAACCCCTTGCGGGCGAAGAGCTCGGCGGCCGCGTCGATGAGGCGGGACCGCGTCTGCGACTTCCGCTGCGCCTGGCGCGCCCGTGGGGCCGCCCGAGTCGGCGGTACGGGGCCCGCCCCGGCCCGCCCGTCCGCTTGCGGCGGGTCCGGGACGGCCGGTTGCGGGTGGGCGGCTGGGGGTGGTGGCACGGGGGCTCCCGGCTCGTTGGGTTATATCGGCTTCCCGATATAACCTGCTCCCGGAGCTGACGGTTCGTCAATCCCCGTGCCGGGGTGCGTCGGATTCCGCCTGCGGGTGACCATGCGCCCGGTGTGTGGCGCTCGGCGCCGCCCCGAAGATCGACAGACGGTAGGGTCGCCGTATCCGTTGGCACCAGGGGGAGTTGAAGAGTGACGGACACATTTGGGCAGCCGGATCCCGGGAGCATTCCGCCGAGGCCGGCGGCGCCGCCGTACGTGCCTCCCGTACCGCCGCCCTCCCCTGCCGGCCACCCTCCGCGCTGGGCCTGGTGGGTGATCGGGATCGTCATCCCGGTGGTCGGCACGGTGGCGACGGTGTTCGCCACCTCGGGGAAGAACGACACGTCGCCGCCGTCCTCCGCGGGGGGCACGGTGGCTCCGGCGGCGGCCGGCTCCGCGTCGCCCGAGCCGTCGTCCTCGCCGTCACGGTCGGCGTCCGCGACCTCCGTCCCGCCCCTGGCCAGTCCGTCCCCGGCGTCCCCGAGCCCGTCGGCCGCCGGCCCGGACCTCGCGGCTCCGGCGGGCTACCAGCCGCGCCAGGGCAGATGGGGCATCGCTCCCCCGGTGTGCGGCGAGACCCTGCTCGTCGATCTCGACGCGGGCGTGTCCACCTCCGTCAAGGTGAAGTACGCCGGAGAGGGAGGGTCCGCGGAGCAGACCGCCGCCACCGAGCTGGAGTACCGGCCGAAGTCCCTCGGGTGCGGCAACGGCGATGCGCCCGTGTACATGGAACTGCTGTCGGCCACGGGCCGCCAGGTGGGGGTGCTGCGCGCGGGGCAGCCCCAGACCTTCGAGAACTGCCGGGCCGCGGCCGGAACCGGCTTCGGCCCCGTGCAGCTGGGCGGCTCCGCGGCGAAGGAGCGCGGTCTGGTGAAGGGCGCCGCCGTGTGCTCGGTCACCGATCAGGGCGCCGTGGCCATGGCCCTCATCGAGGAGGCCAGCAACGAGTACACCCCGACGGTCAGCGGGCGGCTCATCGTCTGGGCCAAGGGCTGAGCCCCCGGGCACCGGGGGTCAGTGCTTGCGCAGGCGCGAGGAGTAGTCCTCCGGCGGGAGGAACTTCGACCACCGTTCCGGGAACTCCGAGGGCATCGCGCCGTCCTCGTCGTCCTCCGACTCGCCCTCGGCAAGGGCCCGCCACGCGGCCGCCCGGGCGATGAGCTGGGCGGCCTCCACCTCCCGGGCCCGCTCGTTCGCCTCGCGGGCCGCCGCCGTGGCCAC
This genomic window from Streptomyces sp. NBC_01351 contains:
- a CDS encoding TetR/AcrR family transcriptional regulator; translation: MPPPPAAHPQPAVPDPPQADGRAGAGPVPPTRAAPRARQAQRKSQTRSRLIDAAAELFARKGFHAVSAEAVAEAAGRTTGALYSHFGGKGGLLLALLEVWKERTAEELAAEIAASADPGDPATHFGAMWGSLTRPHPDHGNSWLLLEAELWLHGARGPVIGAQLAQRYAEIRSQLGEGLADWAKATGTPLPRPPEETGALVLGLLLGLAMQHRLDPHGIPDALVVEALGALLEGRTP